A genomic window from Haladaptatus caseinilyticus includes:
- a CDS encoding S8 family peptidase yields the protein MGTEHSQDDCTNELSRRTFLAASGALAGAGFLSTGDVTANGSFDDRFSNWRVREATHAWDRGYRGRTDRTIGLTDSGIDSRHPDLGPWNGVRAVARDGELLITKDAPDAVNRVELTTSESFSGSIGPGTFAAPETKRHAFVVPDGADEIQATCAWSPENVQGEGEDLEFYIEDASGERVASSATAENPETLTVGLTPGNEYTFVVETYLNATADYEITGDYYRYEGSLTPYSGSVFPSGNVTPDTPKVVGWYDSGSRYGSYAKPRDENGHGTHVTSIMAGSGIASAVDPDTVTEDEPQTTLTLGETLSYEVDARPDRGIFGGAYGDGIEIIIEGPNGQELGSSKVLSDTSEWDNNVAEAHTVHQSGTATYTVYVRPAEGESASTGTVDSVSVGAFFGEDESVGDRLASGDRSVHAGIAPNSSVVGLQGLGGATADLARHAETFADRFNMRVVNMSWGYVGGAPLGAAGGLLAEDPSIIKDIASAGILVSAAAGNAGTPANGNGAPNVADETISVVATGPLDGIAAYSSGGLGAYDEDSDTVYRKPDVTAPGGTVTDLARAAKKGIAADPESEQPPIRDYTGKAGTSMAAPYVSGISGLVAEAMESDDAPSAIRLSSPDDAGLEDVYLLKQAILATASETAFTAAPYHRTEGPTYDFGSRDPYEGYGRANVGTAIDAVSRDITGVSSDTIGLNVPEDERAFAGYVEAGPGTVEVDVSFSHLSGGNKGIAKGNPHIDLFVYDAENPSTNGEPNILARTQGLTGDASLTVSLGRNSGQNVLYVVGKLVNVPGAVNGNDVQAHFDVNVTAKDGFFVDGTRENDATVFTGGQTNQVNLSVDPSETSQVRDVVPTEWTVLTEYSDDVARVEDVGDVQHVYFENDATADQQTEFTYFVEAPDSLAESGEYTFGSLQVNPGSSWVDVSGTNDTLVVVGASS from the coding sequence ATGGGAACAGAGCATTCTCAAGATGATTGTACTAATGAACTTTCTCGACGAACATTTCTCGCAGCGAGCGGCGCTCTCGCCGGAGCAGGCTTCCTCTCGACCGGCGATGTAACCGCGAATGGCTCGTTCGACGACCGATTTTCGAACTGGCGGGTGAGGGAAGCGACGCACGCATGGGACCGTGGTTATCGCGGTCGAACCGACCGAACGATCGGCTTGACCGACAGCGGCATCGATTCGCGTCATCCCGATCTCGGTCCGTGGAACGGCGTTCGAGCAGTCGCCCGCGACGGCGAACTTCTCATCACGAAGGACGCCCCCGACGCCGTCAACCGAGTCGAACTCACGACGTCGGAATCCTTCTCCGGCTCGATCGGCCCCGGTACGTTCGCCGCACCGGAGACGAAACGCCACGCCTTCGTCGTGCCCGACGGTGCGGACGAGATTCAGGCAACCTGCGCGTGGTCGCCGGAGAACGTCCAGGGCGAAGGCGAAGATCTCGAATTCTATATCGAAGACGCATCGGGGGAACGCGTCGCCAGCTCTGCAACCGCGGAAAACCCTGAAACGCTCACGGTGGGTTTGACTCCCGGCAACGAGTATACGTTCGTCGTCGAAACGTACCTGAACGCCACCGCTGACTACGAAATCACGGGCGACTACTATCGATATGAGGGGTCGCTTACGCCCTACAGTGGGAGTGTCTTCCCGTCAGGTAACGTGACCCCGGACACCCCGAAAGTCGTCGGCTGGTACGACTCCGGTAGTCGTTACGGAAGCTACGCCAAACCGCGGGACGAGAATGGCCACGGGACACACGTCACGTCCATCATGGCTGGCTCCGGTATCGCCAGCGCGGTTGACCCGGATACGGTAACCGAAGACGAACCCCAGACGACGTTGACACTCGGTGAGACGCTCTCCTACGAAGTCGATGCACGCCCGGACCGCGGCATTTTCGGCGGCGCATACGGCGACGGCATCGAAATCATCATCGAGGGCCCGAACGGACAGGAACTCGGCTCCTCGAAGGTGCTCTCGGATACGAGCGAGTGGGACAACAACGTCGCGGAAGCCCATACCGTCCACCAGTCCGGTACCGCGACCTACACCGTCTACGTCCGCCCTGCGGAAGGCGAATCGGCCTCGACCGGGACCGTCGATTCCGTGAGCGTCGGCGCGTTCTTCGGTGAGGACGAGTCGGTCGGTGACCGACTCGCAAGTGGTGACCGTTCCGTCCACGCCGGGATCGCACCCAATTCGAGCGTCGTCGGATTACAGGGTCTCGGCGGTGCGACCGCCGACCTCGCACGACACGCCGAGACGTTTGCCGACCGGTTCAACATGCGTGTCGTCAACATGTCGTGGGGGTACGTCGGCGGCGCACCACTCGGCGCGGCGGGGGGGCTGCTGGCCGAAGATCCATCGATTATCAAGGATATCGCGTCTGCGGGCATCCTCGTCTCCGCTGCCGCAGGTAACGCCGGAACGCCGGCCAACGGAAACGGTGCGCCGAACGTCGCCGACGAGACCATTTCGGTCGTGGCGACCGGCCCGCTCGACGGTATCGCGGCGTACTCCAGCGGAGGTCTCGGAGCATACGACGAAGACTCGGACACGGTCTACCGCAAACCGGACGTAACCGCTCCCGGCGGAACCGTCACCGACCTCGCGCGGGCGGCGAAGAAAGGCATCGCCGCCGACCCCGAGAGCGAGCAGCCACCCATCCGTGATTACACGGGCAAAGCTGGCACGAGCATGGCCGCACCGTACGTCTCTGGGATTTCGGGACTCGTCGCGGAGGCGATGGAAAGCGACGACGCGCCGAGCGCGATTCGACTCTCGTCGCCGGATGATGCAGGGTTGGAGGACGTGTATCTGCTCAAACAGGCCATCCTCGCGACTGCCTCGGAAACCGCGTTCACTGCGGCACCCTACCATCGAACGGAGGGACCGACCTACGATTTCGGTTCTCGTGACCCCTACGAGGGCTACGGTCGGGCCAACGTCGGAACGGCAATCGACGCCGTGTCCCGAGACATTACCGGTGTTTCGAGCGACACCATCGGGCTGAACGTCCCCGAAGACGAGCGCGCCTTCGCTGGCTACGTCGAAGCAGGGCCGGGAACCGTCGAAGTCGACGTGTCCTTCAGCCACCTGTCTGGCGGTAACAAGGGCATAGCGAAAGGTAACCCCCATATCGACCTGTTCGTGTACGACGCAGAAAATCCGTCCACGAACGGCGAACCGAACATCCTCGCTCGAACGCAGGGACTGACGGGAGACGCTTCCCTCACCGTCTCTCTCGGTCGGAACAGTGGCCAGAACGTGTTGTACGTCGTCGGCAAACTCGTCAACGTTCCCGGTGCCGTCAACGGCAACGACGTGCAGGCGCATTTCGACGTGAACGTGACGGCCAAGGACGGCTTCTTCGTGGATGGTACGCGCGAGAACGATGCCACCGTCTTTACCGGCGGCCAGACGAACCAGGTGAACCTCTCGGTCGACCCGTCCGAAACTTCGCAGGTTCGCGACGTGGTGCCGACCGAGTGGACCGTTCTGACGGAATACTCCGACGATGTCGCTCGTGTCGAAGATGTGGGCGACGTACAGCACGTCTACTTCGAAAACGACGCGACCGCCGATCAGCAGACAGAGTTCACCTACTTCGTTGAGGCACCCGACTCGCTGGCCGAATCCGGCGAATACACCTTCGGTTCCCTGCAAGTGAACCCCGGTTCGTCGTGGGTGGACGTGAGCGGAACGAACGACACGCTGGTTGTCGTCGGTGCCAGCTCATAA